One window from the genome of Pararhizobium gei encodes:
- a CDS encoding LysE family translocator — translation MSIEHWLAFVAASAVLLAIPGPTILLVISYALGHGRKVAGSTVAGVALGDFTAMTASMLGLGALLATSSAIFLALKWAGAAYLIWLGIKLWRTPPAIDTDSAWSSPAERSFRIFLHTYVVTALNPKSIVFFVAFLPQFLDLQRPLLNQMLIFETTFLVLATVNAGAYALIASAARKTIRKPKVQAAVNRTGGTLLIGAGLLTAGLRRAGC, via the coding sequence ATGTCAATCGAACACTGGCTGGCCTTCGTGGCCGCCTCCGCCGTCCTGCTTGCCATTCCCGGCCCGACCATCCTGCTCGTCATCTCCTACGCGCTGGGACATGGGCGGAAGGTTGCAGGCTCGACGGTCGCCGGTGTGGCCCTCGGCGATTTTACCGCCATGACCGCCTCGATGCTCGGCCTTGGCGCGCTGCTCGCCACCTCCTCGGCGATCTTCCTCGCGTTGAAATGGGCCGGCGCCGCCTATCTGATCTGGCTGGGTATAAAACTCTGGCGCACACCGCCTGCCATCGATACCGACTCGGCCTGGAGCTCGCCGGCGGAGCGGTCGTTTCGAATCTTTCTGCACACATATGTCGTGACCGCGCTGAACCCGAAAAGCATTGTCTTCTTCGTCGCCTTCCTGCCGCAGTTTCTCGATCTGCAGCGGCCGCTTCTGAACCAGATGCTGATCTTCGAAACAACGTTCCTCGTCCTCGCCACTGTGAACGCCGGGGCTTACGCGCTGATCGCCTCAGCCGCGCGAAAAACCATCCGAAAGCCCAAAGTGCAGGCCGCCGTCAACCGGACGGGTGGCACGCTCCTGATCGGCGCGGGCCTTCTGACGGCCGGCTTGAGACGCGCTGGCTGCTGA
- a CDS encoding lytic transglycosylase domain-containing protein: protein MANFRFSVSKPAVTACALVSVSLAAGCSSVERTPMEQLMAVQTAVPLAKPGTEMTAYALPTPDGATASTAAALAVEAAMMAPGEMNAANPISTPQATATVQTAAVSVLPQTANALVAPAKSRTAMAASPQIPDGMVMAAMESDFDTGEPVGLETLVAKRMIVPVQKPSMAQQVLGAPQAVFASLTEKKPTSSRPELDRLISHYAKLNKVPEELVHRVVKRESTYNPRAYHSGNYGLMQIRYNTAKGLGYTGSAEGLFDAETNLKYATKYLAGALMVADNELDGAVRLYASGYYYHAKRKGLLDTLGMR from the coding sequence ATGGCGAATTTCCGTTTTTCCGTTTCGAAACCGGCTGTTACGGCCTGCGCTCTGGTCTCTGTGTCGCTTGCGGCGGGTTGTTCCAGCGTCGAGCGAACGCCGATGGAGCAGTTGATGGCCGTGCAGACGGCCGTGCCGCTGGCGAAACCCGGAACGGAAATGACGGCTTACGCTTTGCCGACGCCCGATGGAGCAACGGCTTCGACGGCCGCAGCACTGGCTGTCGAAGCAGCCATGATGGCGCCGGGCGAAATGAATGCCGCCAACCCGATTTCGACGCCTCAGGCGACCGCCACTGTTCAAACAGCTGCCGTATCCGTCCTTCCCCAGACGGCAAACGCTCTGGTCGCTCCGGCGAAAAGCCGGACCGCAATGGCAGCTTCCCCGCAAATTCCCGACGGCATGGTCATGGCCGCGATGGAATCGGATTTCGACACCGGTGAACCGGTTGGACTTGAAACACTTGTCGCCAAGCGCATGATCGTGCCGGTACAGAAGCCGTCCATGGCGCAGCAGGTTTTGGGGGCTCCCCAGGCCGTTTTCGCGTCACTGACGGAGAAGAAGCCGACAAGTTCCCGTCCCGAGCTCGACCGGCTCATCTCCCACTATGCCAAGCTGAACAAGGTTCCCGAAGAACTGGTCCATCGCGTCGTCAAGCGCGAAAGCACATACAATCCGCGCGCCTATCATTCCGGCAATTACGGCTTGATGCAGATCCGTTACAACACCGCCAAGGGCCTGGGTTACACCGGTTCTGCCGAAGGCCTGTTCGACGCCGAAACCAACCTGAAATATGCGACGAAATATTTGGCAGGCGCCTTGATGGTTGCGGACAACGAACTGGATGGGGCTGTGCGGCTCTATGCCAGCGGTTATTACTATCATGCCAAGCGCAAGGGCCTGCTCGACACTTTGGGCATGCGGTAG
- a CDS encoding serine hydrolase domain-containing protein, producing MRRRLLWLAGSVSAVLAAVAGWLVILPPELLRVGDGYAAKIVCSNVFLAGREADRVLAEDVQAPGHPLLRLVRVSVDQTRKTVTARMFGFAAPAHAIYREGLGCTNVTEGEFAAFPGNRQLRRRMPEIDDAKPWPDGSGASINPSVQGLLSDAQLAGPGMRAVVVVKNGRIVGEAYGEGFDSATPLLGWSMTKTVTAALIGIRIRDGQMALDRTELLPQWRNDPRSQIRLSDLLAMQSGLRFNEDYGNVTDVTRMLYLEGDMARFAASRPLEAKPGDRFSYSSGASMILSRLWMNTFGSVREALTFPRAALFRPLGMTSAVIEPDAHGTFVGSSYMYATARDWARFGLFLLQNGSWNGEQILPPDFVTFMRSPTKASNGRYGAGHVWARYGREGGPPLPEDAYWLQGHDGQTVLLIPSQGLAVVRLGLTPSRLGYDARILGARIIEAIN from the coding sequence ATGCGCAGACGACTATTGTGGCTTGCAGGATCGGTTTCGGCGGTTCTTGCCGCCGTCGCCGGATGGCTGGTGATCCTGCCGCCAGAACTGCTGCGCGTCGGCGATGGTTATGCCGCGAAAATTGTCTGCTCGAATGTCTTCCTCGCCGGACGGGAAGCGGACAGGGTTCTCGCCGAGGACGTACAGGCACCCGGGCATCCGTTGCTTCGTCTGGTCAGGGTCTCCGTCGATCAGACCCGCAAGACGGTAACGGCGCGGATGTTCGGCTTCGCCGCACCCGCCCATGCCATCTATCGCGAAGGTCTCGGCTGCACCAATGTGACCGAGGGTGAATTCGCCGCCTTTCCCGGCAATCGGCAATTGCGGCGGCGCATGCCGGAGATCGACGACGCGAAACCCTGGCCCGATGGCAGTGGCGCCAGCATCAATCCATCGGTTCAGGGCTTACTCTCGGACGCGCAGCTTGCCGGTCCGGGCATGCGCGCGGTCGTGGTGGTCAAAAACGGGCGGATCGTCGGCGAGGCCTATGGCGAGGGTTTCGACAGCGCGACGCCGCTGCTGGGATGGTCCATGACCAAGACCGTGACTGCGGCATTGATCGGCATCCGCATCCGCGACGGTCAGATGGCGCTCGACAGGACCGAGCTTCTGCCGCAATGGCGCAACGACCCGCGCAGCCAGATCAGGCTTTCCGACCTGCTTGCCATGCAGAGCGGCCTTCGGTTCAACGAGGACTATGGCAATGTGACCGACGTGACCCGTATGCTTTACCTGGAAGGAGACATGGCGCGCTTTGCCGCCTCCAGGCCGTTGGAAGCCAAACCGGGCGATCGTTTCAGTTATTCCAGCGGCGCGTCGATGATCCTGTCACGGCTCTGGATGAACACGTTTGGAAGCGTGCGGGAGGCGCTGACCTTTCCAAGGGCGGCGCTGTTCCGGCCGCTGGGCATGACAAGCGCCGTCATCGAGCCAGACGCGCACGGCACCTTCGTCGGCTCGTCCTACATGTATGCAACGGCGCGCGACTGGGCGCGGTTCGGTCTTTTCCTTCTGCAGAACGGAAGCTGGAACGGCGAGCAGATTTTGCCGCCGGATTTCGTAACCTTCATGCGCAGCCCGACGAAGGCGTCGAATGGCCGTTATGGCGCGGGGCATGTCTGGGCCCGGTATGGGCGGGAAGGTGGGCCGCCGCTGCCGGAGGACGCTTACTGGCTGCAGGGGCATGACGGACAAACCGTCCTGCTCATTCCGTCGCAGGGCCTTGCTGTCGTGCGTCTTGGCCTCACGCCATCGCGCCTCGGCTACGACGCCCGGATATTGGGTGCCAGAATCATCGAAGCGATCAACTGA
- a CDS encoding DUF3419 family protein — protein MTDFAPGAGYGKSNRKLKTALIQHKALTLDGLSERLFGLLFSGLVYPQIWEDPAVDMEAMQIRPEHHIVTIGSGGCNMLAYSSAFPERIDVVDLNPHHIALNKLKLAAFRHLPSHADVVRFLARHDMKSNIQAFDMFIAPRLDSATRAYWNRRGLNGRRRIGVFGENIYRTGLLGRFIGLGHLLARLHGVDPTEIANARSMREQRQFFDERLAPLFDRPVVRWLTSRKSSLFGLGIPPRQFDELASLSSEKSLAGVLRQRLEKLSCHFPMKENYFAWQAFARRYPMPHEGELPLYLQAERHEAIRNNAERVHVHHASFTELLAKKSADCVDRYVLLDAQDWMSDRQLNELWTEITRTSAEGAVVIFRTAAEDSILEGRVSPALLDQWRYDAAQSQALNLKDRSAIYGGFHIYRKAA, from the coding sequence ATGACCGATTTCGCACCCGGCGCAGGCTACGGCAAAAGCAACCGCAAGCTCAAGACCGCCTTGATACAACACAAGGCCCTGACGCTGGACGGATTGTCGGAACGGCTCTTCGGCCTGCTTTTCTCCGGCCTCGTCTACCCACAGATCTGGGAAGACCCGGCCGTCGACATGGAAGCGATGCAGATCCGGCCCGAGCATCACATCGTCACCATCGGTTCCGGCGGCTGCAACATGCTCGCCTATTCGTCCGCGTTTCCGGAGCGTATCGACGTGGTGGATCTCAATCCGCACCACATCGCCCTCAACAAACTGAAACTTGCCGCCTTCCGCCATCTGCCGTCGCATGCGGATGTGGTCCGCTTTCTGGCCCGGCACGACATGAAGAGCAATATTCAGGCTTTCGACATGTTCATCGCCCCGAGGCTCGACAGTGCCACGCGTGCTTACTGGAATCGGCGCGGCCTCAACGGGCGCCGCCGCATCGGCGTGTTCGGCGAAAACATCTATCGCACCGGCCTGCTCGGCAGGTTCATTGGTCTTGGCCATCTTCTCGCCCGGCTTCATGGCGTCGACCCCACCGAAATTGCCAATGCCCGCTCCATGCGCGAGCAGCGGCAATTCTTCGATGAACGGCTGGCGCCCCTGTTCGATCGCCCGGTTGTCCGTTGGCTGACCAGCCGCAAGAGCTCGCTGTTCGGTCTCGGCATTCCTCCACGCCAGTTCGATGAGCTCGCAAGTCTCAGCAGCGAAAAATCGCTGGCAGGCGTGCTGCGCCAGCGTCTGGAAAAGCTGTCCTGTCATTTTCCGATGAAGGAAAACTATTTTGCCTGGCAGGCCTTCGCACGGCGTTATCCCATGCCGCATGAGGGCGAGTTGCCTCTCTATCTGCAGGCCGAACGGCACGAAGCGATCCGTAACAATGCCGAACGCGTCCACGTGCACCACGCCAGCTTCACCGAACTGCTCGCCAAAAAATCCGCCGACTGCGTCGATCGTTATGTCCTTCTTGATGCGCAAGACTGGATGAGCGACCGGCAGCTCAACGAACTCTGGACCGAGATCACCCGCACATCGGCCGAGGGTGCGGTCGTGATTTTCCGGACCGCAGCCGAAGACAGCATTCTGGAAGGCCGGGTTTCGCCGGCCCTGCTCGATCAGTGGCGCTACGATGCCGCACAATCGCAGGCGCTGAACCTGAAGGATCGCTCGGCCATCTATGGCGGCTTTCATATCTACAGGAAGGCGGCATGA
- a CDS encoding class I SAM-dependent methyltransferase, giving the protein MTAARSTVDPGHAERMDRMYRTQRHIYDLTRKYYLFGRDTLIETLDVPPGGSVLEVGCGTGRNLALIGRRYPKSRLFGLDISAEMIASAEAKLKRTGASNAILRIADATDFDAFAFGEAGFDRVVISYSLSMIPDWNMAIDAAIAALKPGGSLHIADFGQQERLPRIFRILLQAWLKRFHVTPRASLKSVLNRKAAQNGDAVEFHPLGRGYAWLFTYHRSSDAAQASSR; this is encoded by the coding sequence ATGACGGCCGCCCGTTCCACCGTCGATCCCGGTCACGCCGAGCGCATGGACAGGATGTATCGCACCCAGCGGCACATCTACGACCTGACCAGAAAATACTATCTCTTCGGGCGTGACACGCTGATTGAAACGCTCGATGTCCCTCCCGGCGGCAGTGTGCTGGAAGTGGGCTGCGGCACGGGCCGCAACCTGGCCCTTATCGGCCGCCGCTACCCGAAATCGCGCCTGTTCGGTCTCGATATTTCCGCCGAGATGATCGCCTCTGCGGAAGCCAAGCTGAAGCGCACCGGCGCCAGCAACGCAATCCTGCGCATCGCCGACGCCACGGATTTCGACGCTTTCGCTTTCGGAGAGGCCGGCTTCGACCGTGTCGTCATTTCCTATTCCCTGTCGATGATCCCCGATTGGAACATGGCGATTGATGCGGCAATCGCGGCGCTGAAGCCCGGTGGAAGCCTCCACATCGCCGACTTCGGTCAGCAGGAACGGTTGCCCCGGATTTTCCGCATCCTTCTTCAGGCTTGGCTGAAGCGTTTTCATGTCACGCCGCGTGCCAGTCTTAAATCGGTCCTGAACCGCAAAGCCGCTCAAAACGGCGACGCGGTCGAATTCCACCCGCTCGGCCGCGGCTATGCCTGGCTGTTCACCTATCACCGTAGCAGCGACGCCGCGCAGGCAAGCTCCAGGTAA
- a CDS encoding glycoside hydrolase family 25 protein: MRRLFLALLPIVTLLSACTSTDYDLVSTASIPPKFQDKDPQDFGVKTPNHHTIHGIDVSKWQGDVDWAKVRASGVAFAFIKATEGKDRVDARFNEYWQRARAAGLPYAPYHFYYFCSTADQQADWFIANVPKSAVHLPPVLDVEWNGESKTCRSRPSPATVQAEMKRFMDRLEQHYGKRPIIYTSVDFHRDNLVGQFNDHHFWVRSVAAHPTKIYPERRWAFWQYTSTGVVPGIEGNTDINVFAGSPKNWKAWVSAVSQPREVAGK; the protein is encoded by the coding sequence ATGCGCCGGCTATTTCTGGCTCTCCTGCCTATCGTGACACTTCTGTCCGCCTGCACCTCGACGGATTACGATCTCGTCTCGACCGCGTCGATCCCGCCAAAATTTCAGGACAAGGATCCGCAGGATTTCGGTGTGAAGACGCCGAACCACCACACGATCCACGGCATCGACGTTTCCAAGTGGCAGGGCGACGTCGATTGGGCCAAGGTCAGGGCGTCCGGCGTCGCTTTCGCCTTCATCAAGGCGACGGAAGGCAAGGACCGGGTCGATGCGCGCTTCAACGAGTACTGGCAACGCGCCCGTGCCGCAGGCCTCCCCTACGCGCCTTATCATTTCTATTATTTCTGCTCGACGGCCGACCAGCAGGCCGATTGGTTCATCGCCAATGTGCCCAAGAGCGCCGTGCATCTTCCGCCGGTGCTCGATGTCGAGTGGAACGGCGAATCGAAGACCTGCCGCTCCCGCCCGTCGCCGGCGACGGTCCAGGCCGAAATGAAGCGTTTCATGGACCGGCTGGAGCAGCATTATGGCAAGCGGCCGATCATTTATACCTCGGTGGATTTCCATCGCGACAATCTCGTCGGCCAGTTCAACGACCATCATTTCTGGGTTCGCTCGGTAGCGGCGCATCCGACGAAAATCTATCCGGAACGGCGCTGGGCCTTCTGGCAATATACCAGCACAGGCGTCGTCCCCGGCATCGAAGGCAATACGGACATCAATGTTTTCGCCGGCTCGCCAAAGAACTGGAAAGCATGGGTCTCCGCCGTGTCGCAGCCGCGGGAAGTGGCCGGAAAATAA
- a CDS encoding lytic murein transglycosylase — MIRGTLRSVLSIGFLTLLASSAMAQDAATPKAPCGGDLATFLEGVKAEALAKGIPAEAVDRALSGAAISEKVLSRDRAQGVFKQSFTEFSQRTVSKARLDMGAKKMTEFASVFDRAEKEFGIPAAVIAAFWAMETDFGAVQGDFNTRNALVTLAHDCRRPEMFRPQLISAIEMVQHGDLDPAATTGAWAGEIGQVQMLPEDIIAHGVDGDGDGHVKLKESSPDAIMTAAKFINSLGFKAGEPWIQEVSLPENLPWEKTGLQPGMTAGDWFALGVKPRDGNMGFPQLGASVVIPQGRHGVAFMTYPNFNIYLEWNQSFIYTTSAAYFATRLAGAPPYETRNPDPGLSDESMKALQTKLQSLGHDVGKIDGILGSGTRAALQKEQLRLGIPADGWATQSVFDAL; from the coding sequence ATGATCCGCGGCACCCTGCGCTCCGTTCTTTCGATCGGTTTTCTCACTCTTTTGGCATCTTCTGCAATGGCGCAGGATGCGGCGACGCCCAAAGCCCCCTGCGGCGGCGATCTCGCGACTTTTCTGGAAGGCGTCAAGGCCGAAGCCCTCGCCAAGGGTATTCCGGCGGAAGCCGTGGATCGGGCGCTTAGCGGTGCCGCCATCTCCGAAAAAGTGCTCAGCCGCGATCGCGCGCAGGGCGTCTTCAAGCAGAGCTTTACGGAGTTTTCCCAGCGCACGGTCAGCAAGGCACGGCTGGACATGGGCGCGAAAAAGATGACGGAATTTGCCTCCGTCTTCGACCGCGCGGAAAAGGAGTTCGGCATCCCGGCAGCGGTCATCGCTGCCTTCTGGGCGATGGAGACGGATTTTGGCGCCGTCCAGGGCGATTTCAACACCCGCAACGCCTTGGTGACTCTTGCCCATGACTGCCGACGCCCGGAAATGTTCCGGCCGCAATTGATCTCGGCGATCGAGATGGTTCAACACGGCGATCTCGATCCGGCAGCGACCACCGGCGCCTGGGCCGGCGAGATCGGACAGGTCCAGATGCTGCCGGAAGACATCATCGCCCATGGTGTGGACGGCGACGGCGACGGCCATGTGAAGCTCAAGGAGAGCTCCCCCGACGCCATCATGACGGCGGCCAAATTCATCAACAGCCTCGGCTTCAAGGCCGGCGAGCCCTGGATCCAGGAAGTCAGCCTGCCGGAAAATCTTCCCTGGGAAAAGACCGGCCTGCAGCCGGGCATGACGGCGGGTGATTGGTTCGCCTTGGGTGTCAAGCCGCGCGACGGCAATATGGGCTTTCCGCAACTCGGTGCATCCGTCGTCATTCCGCAGGGCCGCCACGGCGTAGCCTTCATGACCTATCCGAATTTCAACATCTATCTCGAATGGAACCAGTCCTTCATCTACACGACATCGGCAGCCTATTTCGCCACGCGTCTTGCCGGCGCACCACCCTATGAGACCCGCAATCCGGACCCTGGCCTCAGCGACGAGAGCATGAAGGCGCTGCAGACCAAGCTGCAGAGTCTCGGCCATGATGTCGGAAAGATCGACGGCATTCTCGGTTCCGGTACGCGCGCAGCCCTTCAAAAGGAGCAGTTGCGCCTGGGCATTCCAGCCGACGGATGGGCAACGCAGAGCGTTTTCGACGCGCTCTGA
- a CDS encoding cation:proton antiporter, protein MHPILELCQGNSKGAEQLEPTPHIIASAAHDGQGLVPIAIVVAVAALLGLGFLRLRQPPLVGFILAGVALGPTGFGFISSSGNVALLAEMGVVVLLFFIGMELSVKAFVLSLRQALLVAGGQVAAAVVAGSLIGLITGASLAEGVILGFVIAMSSTVVAMKMLEDMGELRSETGRIAVGVLIAQDIAVVPMLILVSSLGGDQPDFAAIAIKMLIAIAVLAALLWWFGRHGKIRVPFSEAVEDKVEILALGALAVCFGAAAISGLAGMSPAYGAFLSGIVIGNSTLRSRVIPVIEPIQSVLLVVFFLSIGLLIDLDFIGDNIWSVLSAALIVIAAKSILNIFLLRKTGSPPQIALVAGLSMAQIGEFSFILAAAGLSAGVLQFDTHKVAIAVTAVTLLVSPLWVSVMHRLENIASDHMSTYRKAFAVAYARELNEVSKGGAALADARWSLRLRYRAFRLARHHRRRAREKALGKH, encoded by the coding sequence ATCCACCCGATTCTTGAGCTTTGTCAGGGCAATTCAAAGGGGGCCGAACAACTGGAGCCGACACCGCACATCATCGCTTCTGCCGCCCATGACGGGCAGGGGCTTGTTCCCATTGCCATCGTCGTCGCCGTCGCGGCGCTTCTGGGGCTCGGCTTCCTTCGCCTGCGGCAGCCGCCGCTCGTCGGTTTCATTCTTGCCGGCGTGGCGCTTGGACCGACCGGCTTCGGCTTCATTTCATCGAGCGGCAATGTCGCGCTTTTGGCGGAAATGGGCGTCGTCGTATTGCTGTTTTTCATCGGCATGGAATTGTCGGTCAAGGCCTTCGTGCTGAGCCTGCGGCAGGCGCTTCTGGTTGCCGGCGGGCAGGTAGCGGCCGCGGTCGTCGCGGGCAGCCTTATCGGCCTGATCACCGGCGCCAGTCTCGCCGAAGGCGTGATTCTAGGCTTTGTCATCGCCATGTCGTCCACTGTCGTCGCGATGAAAATGCTTGAGGACATGGGCGAGCTTCGCAGCGAGACCGGGCGAATTGCGGTCGGCGTGCTGATCGCGCAGGACATCGCAGTCGTGCCCATGCTCATCCTCGTCTCGAGCCTGGGAGGCGATCAACCCGATTTTGCGGCAATTGCCATCAAGATGCTGATCGCCATCGCCGTGCTCGCCGCCTTGCTCTGGTGGTTCGGCCGTCACGGCAAAATCAGGGTTCCGTTCAGCGAGGCGGTGGAGGACAAGGTGGAGATTCTGGCTCTCGGCGCGCTTGCCGTCTGTTTCGGGGCCGCCGCCATTTCCGGCCTTGCCGGCATGTCACCTGCCTATGGCGCATTCCTGTCCGGCATCGTGATCGGCAATTCCACCTTGCGCAGCCGCGTCATTCCGGTCATCGAGCCGATCCAGAGCGTTCTCCTGGTGGTTTTCTTCCTGTCGATCGGGCTGCTGATCGATCTGGACTTCATCGGAGATAATATCTGGTCGGTCTTGAGCGCGGCTCTGATCGTCATTGCAGCCAAGTCTATCTTGAACATCTTTCTTCTGCGCAAGACGGGCTCGCCGCCGCAGATCGCGCTGGTCGCGGGATTGTCGATGGCGCAGATCGGCGAGTTCTCTTTCATCCTGGCTGCAGCGGGCCTCAGCGCCGGCGTGCTGCAGTTCGACACGCACAAGGTGGCAATTGCGGTCACTGCCGTCACGTTGCTGGTCTCGCCGCTGTGGGTCAGCGTCATGCACCGGCTGGAGAACATCGCCTCGGACCATATGTCGACCTACCGCAAGGCATTTGCCGTTGCCTATGCGCGGGAACTAAACGAGGTGTCGAAAGGCGGAGCCGCACTTGCCGATGCGCGCTGGTCGCTTCGGCTCCGCTATCGCGCCTTCAGGCTTGCCCGCCACCACAGGCGGCGGGCGCGGGAGAAAGCCTTGGGAAAACATTGA
- a CDS encoding DMT family transporter, with protein sequence MDAKMYDLQHRMTPSTWGLLALLGLIWGGSFFFARIAVQHVPALTLVLLRVALAALALHLYVRGRFEIYREIRNRWRQFLLLGLINNAIPHSFIFLGQTEIGAGLAAILNATTPIWTVLIANALTEDEKFNLSKIAGSLLGLAGTVALIGPSALPGLAAEGRAKPMWALLFPVIAAISYGFAGTYGKRFRDLTPPVTAAGQLTASTLIMLPVSLLVDTPWILPAPPPTTLLAILALALVSTAYGYILFFRIIGRAGATNASLVTLLVPPGAILLGFLFLGESLERTHITGMLLIALGLVVLDGRFTRQKQA encoded by the coding sequence ATGGACGCGAAAATGTACGATTTGCAGCATCGGATGACGCCATCGACATGGGGCTTGCTGGCTCTGCTTGGCCTGATCTGGGGCGGATCGTTCTTCTTCGCGCGCATCGCCGTCCAGCACGTGCCGGCCCTGACGCTGGTTCTTCTCCGCGTGGCTTTGGCCGCGCTGGCGCTCCATCTCTATGTTCGGGGCCGTTTCGAAATCTACCGTGAGATCCGCAACCGCTGGCGGCAATTCCTGCTGCTGGGCCTCATCAACAACGCTATACCGCACAGCTTCATCTTTCTGGGTCAGACGGAGATCGGAGCCGGCCTTGCCGCCATTCTTAATGCCACGACGCCGATCTGGACCGTGCTGATTGCCAACGCTTTGACCGAAGACGAGAAATTCAACCTCTCAAAGATTGCAGGCTCCCTCTTGGGTTTGGCCGGTACCGTGGCACTGATCGGCCCAAGCGCCTTGCCCGGCCTTGCCGCTGAAGGACGCGCGAAACCGATGTGGGCATTGCTTTTTCCAGTGATCGCCGCAATCAGCTACGGCTTTGCGGGAACCTACGGCAAGCGCTTTCGGGATCTTACCCCGCCGGTGACCGCAGCCGGGCAGTTGACGGCCTCGACGCTCATCATGCTGCCGGTCTCGCTCCTCGTGGACACGCCCTGGATTTTACCCGCTCCGCCGCCAACCACCCTTCTGGCGATCCTCGCCCTGGCATTGGTTTCCACGGCCTATGGCTATATCTTGTTCTTCCGCATCATAGGCCGGGCTGGAGCGACCAATGCGTCGCTGGTGACGCTCCTCGTGCCGCCAGGCGCGATTCTCCTCGGTTTTCTGTTTCTCGGCGAAAGTCTTGAACGCACTCATATAACCGGCATGCTGCTCATCGCTTTAGGGCTCGTGGTATTGGATGGCCGCTTCACACGACAGAAACAGGCCTGA
- the metF gene encoding methylenetetrahydrofolate reductase [NAD(P)H], which produces MPIHTLYPAERGNLNLSFEYFPAKNDEMEVQLFQTVETLAAFGPAFVTLTYGAGGSTKARSLTAVRRMIHEAGIPQTAAHLTCVGASRAEVDGIIEEFIATGVRHFVALRGDPQGGVGACYEPFPDGYENAAALVAAIRARGDFEISVSAYPEKHPESPDVSADIDMLKRKVDNGATRALTQFFFDNDDFERYLQRVRGAGISIPVVPGIMPINNLASIIRFAGLCGAKIPDSIVTRLAHLDDNPEERFKEATLIAAEQIVDLARRGIRDFHMYTMNRAPLVSAVCDLVGFERLPSASRAAGAAA; this is translated from the coding sequence ATGCCGATCCATACGCTTTATCCGGCCGAACGCGGCAATCTCAATCTGTCCTTTGAATATTTCCCTGCGAAGAACGACGAGATGGAGGTCCAGCTTTTCCAGACGGTCGAGACGCTTGCGGCGTTCGGTCCCGCGTTCGTGACGCTAACCTATGGGGCCGGCGGATCGACCAAGGCTCGATCCCTGACTGCGGTGCGGCGGATGATTCACGAGGCCGGTATTCCGCAAACGGCCGCGCATCTGACCTGTGTCGGCGCGTCCAGAGCCGAGGTGGATGGAATTATCGAGGAATTCATTGCAACCGGTGTTCGCCATTTCGTGGCGCTTCGCGGCGATCCGCAAGGCGGTGTCGGCGCTTGCTACGAGCCGTTCCCGGATGGCTATGAGAATGCGGCTGCGCTTGTCGCCGCCATCCGCGCCAGGGGTGATTTCGAGATTTCCGTGTCCGCCTATCCGGAAAAACATCCGGAAAGCCCCGATGTTTCCGCCGATATCGATATGCTCAAGCGAAAGGTCGACAATGGCGCGACGCGGGCGCTCACCCAGTTCTTCTTCGATAATGATGATTTCGAGCGATATCTGCAGCGTGTTCGTGGGGCAGGGATATCAATTCCTGTTGTCCCTGGCATCATGCCGATCAATAATCTGGCATCGATAATCAGGTTCGCCGGGCTTTGCGGCGCAAAAATTCCTGATTCCATCGTAACGCGGCTGGCCCATCTCGACGACAATCCCGAAGAACGTTTCAAGGAAGCGACCCTCATCGCAGCCGAGCAGATCGTTGATCTCGCCCGTCGCGGCATTCGTGACTTCCATATGTACACAATGAACCGAGCGCCGCTCGTGTCGGCGGTTTGCGATCTCGTTGGCTTCGAGCGTCTGCCCTCGGCGTCCCGCGCTGCAGGAGCAGCAGCCTGA